A single region of the Oleispira antarctica RB-8 genome encodes:
- a CDS encoding Transcriptional regulator, LysR family has translation MINPIWLRSFCTLVEMGHFTRTAETLYMTQSGVSQHIHKLEEYLGQPLLIREGKRFTLTTAGDRLYHEGRKLILSLSDLEQQVCLDPTHEGIVKVASPGSVGLKLYPHLLALQKHFPKLVIEYRFAPNSEIEKLIAEHKVDIGIMTSRSTLSDVSLKAIAEEELLLVTPSDISQPTWHQLLALGFIDHPDGAYHASQLLSVNFSEFQNSNQFNRSGFSNQINLILEPVGMGLGFTVLPRHAVSAFKESDKVKVHQLAHQMSETLYLGIHSNTFTPNRVNTVIAEAENCLKNI, from the coding sequence ATGATTAATCCTATATGGCTGCGCAGTTTTTGCACACTCGTTGAGATGGGACACTTCACTCGCACGGCTGAAACCTTGTACATGACCCAGTCAGGAGTGAGTCAGCACATTCATAAATTAGAAGAGTACTTAGGGCAGCCACTGCTCATTCGGGAAGGTAAACGGTTTACCCTCACCACCGCTGGTGACCGCCTTTACCACGAAGGCCGCAAGTTGATTCTTTCATTGTCAGACCTTGAACAGCAAGTTTGTCTAGATCCTACTCACGAAGGCATCGTCAAAGTCGCATCACCGGGCAGTGTTGGCCTTAAGCTGTATCCTCATTTATTAGCGTTGCAAAAACACTTCCCAAAACTGGTTATCGAATATCGTTTTGCTCCTAATAGTGAAATAGAGAAGCTAATCGCCGAGCATAAAGTCGATATTGGCATCATGACGTCACGATCAACTTTGAGTGATGTAAGTCTTAAAGCAATTGCAGAGGAGGAGTTACTACTGGTGACACCCAGTGACATTTCACAGCCTACCTGGCATCAATTATTGGCATTAGGTTTTATAGATCATCCAGATGGGGCTTATCATGCGAGTCAGTTATTGAGTGTGAATTTTTCTGAGTTTCAAAACAGCAATCAATTCAATCGCTCTGGTTTTTCTAACCAAATTAATTTGATTTTAGAACCCGTGGGTATGGGGCTGGGATTTACGGTATTACCCAGACATGCCGTCAGTGCATTTAAAGAAAGTGATAAAGTGAAAGTACATCAACTGGCTCATCAAATGAGTGAGACGCTTTACCTAGGCATTCATAGCAATACGTTTACACCGAATAGAGTAAATACGGTTATTGCAGAAGCAGAGAACTGCCTTAAGAACATTTAA
- a CDS encoding Sodium:dicarboxylate symporter family protein, producing the protein MLFKKIPSFIRILLAMVAGLAIGAYTSTVFMGVDAIANAFVMLLQMTALPYISLSLIVGIGGLSATGLSSTFKQSLLILFLLISTVLFFILLAPIAFPDWTTAEFYSVETIKVSTEFDLVDLFIPANPFNAFANALIPSIVTFSIFIGIGLMSVHRKKHALLLLGNLQTAVANVSVMVMRFAPVGIFCIGLRAAATVNPSDLDGLLVYVVTSAVLVLLLAFIVLPTMVAIITPFGYRQIMKASREAMVTAFATGSFFIVLPVIVEKTKVLIAQLHSTNKDIDKVPSIIVPITFSLPVGGKLLALLFTLFAAWFSGAYISLSDYVTLIVVGVPQLFGTSIIAVPNLLELFNVSGSMFDFFLVAENLIVGRIAALLSVIFAVCLPLLVATSMVKGFTFKWQQFARNALIIPVVCIAAFVAVKHTFQSISYQYEGYSKFINRDFLYESIPTTYLEKPSASSANVQPFKSVLDRVKQRGFLRVGYFRDDLPYSFHNSKGKLVGFDIEIMNQLAGDLGVGIEFVKIFRKEAGPLLASGYLDITSGVPVIPDNMKEFLLSWPYSDQHVAFIVKDKRRAEFVDWENIRDRKDLIIGIPEKVFYKKAVKAYFTKGKAWEISTPRLFFKEEFKHIDAMLLGAPAASAWTLLNPSYTVVSPKPLLPALTMAFPINKNDQLFELYLRNWIKMKKRNKSLDRLFSYWIEGEKPAL; encoded by the coding sequence ATGCTGTTCAAAAAAATACCCTCCTTTATTCGTATTCTTCTCGCGATGGTTGCCGGACTTGCAATTGGTGCCTATACGTCAACTGTATTTATGGGGGTGGATGCGATCGCAAATGCATTTGTGATGTTATTACAAATGACCGCTCTTCCTTATATATCGCTATCGTTGATTGTTGGAATCGGTGGATTATCGGCTACTGGGTTAAGCAGCACTTTTAAGCAAAGCTTGCTTATTTTGTTTCTATTAATTTCGACCGTTCTATTTTTCATTCTTTTGGCACCGATTGCTTTTCCTGATTGGACGACCGCAGAGTTTTATAGCGTAGAAACAATAAAGGTAAGTACTGAATTTGATCTGGTGGATTTATTCATTCCTGCCAATCCATTCAACGCTTTTGCTAATGCCTTGATTCCCTCTATTGTCACATTCAGCATATTCATTGGGATCGGACTTATGAGTGTGCACAGAAAGAAACATGCATTGTTGCTGCTGGGCAATTTACAAACGGCTGTTGCGAATGTCAGTGTTATGGTAATGCGTTTTGCGCCTGTCGGTATTTTTTGTATTGGTCTGCGTGCGGCGGCTACCGTAAATCCCTCTGATTTAGATGGCCTTCTGGTTTATGTTGTAACGTCAGCAGTACTGGTTTTACTACTCGCGTTTATTGTATTACCTACAATGGTGGCGATTATTACGCCTTTTGGTTATCGACAAATAATGAAAGCCTCGCGTGAGGCTATGGTTACCGCATTTGCTACCGGCAGTTTCTTCATTGTACTTCCCGTTATTGTAGAAAAAACTAAGGTGCTAATTGCGCAACTGCATTCGACGAATAAAGACATTGATAAAGTCCCAAGTATTATTGTTCCTATTACTTTTAGCTTGCCCGTTGGAGGCAAGCTATTAGCTCTTTTATTCACCCTATTCGCGGCTTGGTTTTCGGGTGCTTATATTTCGTTAAGCGATTATGTGACCCTCATTGTCGTTGGTGTTCCGCAGTTATTTGGCACAAGTATTATTGCGGTGCCTAATTTATTGGAGCTGTTCAACGTTTCTGGTTCGATGTTTGATTTCTTTCTGGTTGCAGAGAATTTAATTGTGGGACGCATTGCCGCATTATTATCGGTTATATTTGCAGTGTGTTTACCACTCCTTGTGGCCACTAGCATGGTGAAAGGCTTCACCTTTAAATGGCAACAATTTGCCCGCAACGCGTTGATTATTCCCGTTGTTTGCATTGCCGCCTTTGTTGCAGTGAAGCATACGTTTCAATCGATAAGTTACCAATATGAAGGCTATAGTAAGTTTATTAATCGCGACTTTTTATATGAAAGTATTCCTACCACGTACTTAGAAAAACCCAGTGCTAGCAGTGCCAATGTCCAGCCGTTTAAAAGTGTGCTTGATCGGGTAAAGCAGAGAGGCTTTTTGAGAGTTGGCTATTTTAGAGATGATTTACCGTACTCATTTCATAATAGTAAAGGGAAGTTGGTTGGGTTTGATATTGAAATAATGAATCAACTGGCTGGAGATCTTGGGGTTGGTATTGAATTTGTTAAAATATTTCGTAAGGAAGCAGGCCCTTTATTGGCATCAGGCTATTTAGACATCACTTCGGGTGTTCCTGTGATTCCCGACAATATGAAAGAATTTTTACTGTCTTGGCCCTATAGCGATCAGCATGTCGCCTTTATTGTTAAAGATAAGCGTAGAGCAGAGTTTGTTGACTGGGAAAATATTAGGGATCGAAAAGATTTGATTATTGGTATTCCAGAAAAAGTATTCTATAAAAAAGCCGTTAAGGCTTATTTTACAAAGGGTAAAGCGTGGGAAATATCAACGCCAAGGCTGTTCTTCAAAGAAGAGTTTAAGCATATAGATGCTATGTTATTAGGTGCTCCTGCGGCTTCTGCTTGGACTTTGCTGAATCCAAGTTATACGGTCGTCAGCCCGAAACCTTTACTGCCTGCATTAACGATGGCATTTCCAATTAATAAAAATGATCAGTTGTTTGAGTTATATTTAAGGAATTGGATCAAGATGAAAAAGAGAAATAAATCTCTTGATCGATTATTTAGTTATTGGATAGAAGGTGAAAAACCGGCTTTATAA